One Lytechinus variegatus isolate NC3 chromosome 14, Lvar_3.0, whole genome shotgun sequence genomic region harbors:
- the LOC121428200 gene encoding zinc finger protein 2 homolog, whose protein sequence is MLEHPLTGNMINECNKDSKKLKATEEGIKEPILPTGKDAKQTSSGKYDTGDSMIRCSTDLTKVNGERNGSRSSLSGDVDSSNAFENVLTERTSSKANMIAKSKKKAKPLTHAIPHISPDYNKISFVSENSLKIRIKKRDRQYQCSICNRFFKSSVLNAHMRTHSNKKRHQCPQCGRRFGVKNTLIVHMRTHSGEKPYECSVCGRRFSQSGALTTHLKTHSDEKAYQCVECGRRFTLRYTLVIHMRTHSGEKPYECPVCQKRFSQCSGLATHKKTHVRKEKPYQCPLCLKRMSNKESLDFHFANEHTLENP, encoded by the coding sequence ATGTTGGAGCACCCACTAACAGGCAATATGATAAATGAATGCAACAAGGATTCAAAGAAACTGAAAGCTACAGAGGAGGGCATCAAAGAACCAATTCTGCCAACAGGAAAAGATGCCAAACAAACCAGTTCAGGTAAATATGATACTGGTGATTCCATGATAAGGTGCAGTACAGATCTTACAAAAGTGAATGGTGAAAGGAATGGTTCTCGGAGTAGTTTAAGTGGTGATGTTGACAGTAGCAATGCCTTTGAAAATGTGCTAACAGAAAGAACATCTTCAAAGGCCAACATGATCGCCAAGTCTAAGAAAAAGGCTAAACCCTTGACACACGCTATTCCTCATATTTCTCCTGACTACAACAAGATAAGTTTTGTATCGGAGAATAGCCTCAAGATACGGATCAAAAAACGAGATCGGCAGTATCAATGCAGCATTTGTAATAGGTTTTTCAAAAGCTCTGTTCTCAATGCTCATATGAGGACACATTCGAATAAAAAGCGCCACCAATGTCCTCAGTGTGGCAGGCGGTTCGGCGTCAAGAACACACTCATTGTCCATATGAGGACACACAGCGGGGAAAAGCCCTACGAGTGTTCTGTGTGTGGTAGGCGGTTTTCTCAGAGTGGGGCCCTGACCACACACTTGAAGACGCACTCGGATGAAAAAGCTTACCAGTGTGTAGAGTGCGGGAGACGGTTCACTCTAAGGTACACACTCGTTATCCACATGAGAACACATTCCGGGGAAAAACCTTACGAGTGCCCCGTGTGTCAGAAGAGGTTTTCTCAATGCTCTGGCCTGGCTACACATAAGAAGACACATGTTAGGAAGGAGAAACCTTACCAATGCCCACTCTGTCTCAAGAGGATGTCCAACAAGGAATCTCTTGATTTCCATTTTGCAAATGAACATACATTGGAAAACCCGTAA
- the LOC121427956 gene encoding uncharacterized protein LOC121427956 yields the protein MDFVYIERDPKDESFKAHVLDAAVLSSVKASDLLHEENQDNSALERDLSANEIDECNNMDSMTMQDTSNQDGYEEQVIATASDLLHDNPALERPLSENERDECNNMNTLAVQDTSMQDGYGEQVIDKS from the exons ATGGACTTTGTCTATATCGAGAGAGACCCAAAGGACGAAAGCTTCAAAGCTCATGTACTTGATGCAGCTGTGCTTTCCTCAGTAAAAG CTTCTGACCTTCTTCATGAAGAAAATCAGGACAATTCAGCATTGGAGCGCGATCTATCAGCCAACGAGATAGATGAATGCAACAACATGGATTCTATGACAATGCAAGATACCAGTAATCAAGATGGGTATGAAGAACAAGTAATAGCAACAG CTTCCGACCTTCTTCATGACAATCCAGCATTGGAGCGCCCTCTATcagaaaatgagagagatgaATGCAACAACATGAATACTTTGGCAGTGCAAGATACCAGTATGCAAGATGGGTATGGAGAACAAGTAATAG ATAAATCATGA